One part of the Rhinoraja longicauda isolate Sanriku21f unplaced genomic scaffold, sRhiLon1.1 Scf000668, whole genome shotgun sequence genome encodes these proteins:
- the LOC144591194 gene encoding E3 ubiquitin-protein ligase TRIM17-like, with amino-acid sequence MMETFGAHLPRRKQTSMVKSTSSYYAPAQKVESKLHCEKHQEELKLFCETDKKLICVICAAGREHKSHSFMPVDEAVEFYKDQVESSFESLTEKKSDIEDMEQLQEESISGVQEESHKLQSQITSQFAELHQILTEKEQCLLGEIQEEEKTIVKTMEKNLQEIQEVAGRKTSDEAKPMLVVDDALPIETFDLTSFYNMALRETSDIIKR; translated from the exons ATGATGGAGACCTTCGGCGCCCATCTTCCCAGACGAAAGCAGacatcgatggtgaaatccaccaGCTCCTACTACGCGCCTGCACAaa aggttgaaagtaaacttcactgcgagaaacatcaggaagaactgaagctgttttgtgaaactgacaagaagctgatctgtgtgatttgtgcagctgggcgggaacacaagtctcacagcttcatgccggtagatgaagctgttgaattctacaag GATCAGGTGGAATCATCTTTCGAATCTCTCACAGAAAAGAAATCAGACATCGAGGACATGGAACAGCTCCAGGAAGAGAGCATTTCTGGAGTTCAG gaagagtcacacaaacttcagtcacagatcacatcccagtttgctgaactgcaccagattctcactgagaaagagcagtgcttactgggagagatccaggaggaagagaagacgattgtaaaaacaatggagaaaaatcttcaagagattcaa gaggtagcTGGTCGCAAGACGAG tgatgaagccaaaccaatgtTGGTGGTAGATGACGCGTTGCCAATTGAAACGTTTGATCTCACCTCTTTCTACAACATGGCATTGAGAGAAACATCTGATATCATCAAGCGAG
- the LOC144591197 gene encoding zinc-binding protein A33-like → MASKEQVESWSEEVVCPICLDFFTDPVSLECGHNFCRSCITQSWDREERNSCPECREVFTDRTLGVSRALARLAEKARTLSLNRTEKESKLHCEEHQEELKLFCETDKKLICVVCAAGREHKSHSFMPVKEAVENYKGQVKASIQSLTKDKSEMQQMEQQQKEKISGVLEQSHNLQSKIASQFAELHQILTEKEQRVQADIREEEKRILNRMKKNLGEIEENLKSIQEELSKLQQQMDQKDSVVFLKEEAGRKRRVRDEAKPLSVVEEALPIDKFHCPVSFNTTFKETSDDFKQVSVTLDVETAGPGLEVSEDRKRVRRTRTRRSLPDTGKRFTDSACVLGSEGFTSGRHYWEVEVAGSRGWSLGVAAESVERKGPVTLTPETGVWSIRWRGDEFDAFTSPPSRLPARPIPGRVGVYLSYESGTVSFYDADTKSHLHTFTGNKFTEKLYPFFEPYWGGNWLRICSGSSPGV, encoded by the exons atggcttcgaaagaacaggtcgagagttggtccgaggaggtagtttgtcccatctgcctggatttcttcaccgatccggtgtcactggagtgtgggcacaacttctgccgctcctgtatcacacagagttgggacagggaggagagaaactcctgcccggaatgtagagaggtgtttacagaccgcaccctcggggtgagtcgggccttggcgagactggctgagaaagctcgaacactgagcctgaatcggacagagaaggaaagtaaacttcactgcgaggaacatcaggaagaactgaagctgttttgtgaaactgacaagaagctgatctgtgtggtttgtgcagctgggcgggaacacaagtctcacagcttcatgccggttaaagaagctgttgaaaactacaag ggtcaggttaaagcttccatccagtctctcacaaaagataaatcagagatgcagcaaatggagcagcaacagaaagagaagatttctggagttctg gaacagtcacacaaccttcagtccaagatcgcatcccagtttgctgaactgcaccagattctcactgagaaagagcagcgcgtacaggcagatatccgggaggaagagaagaggattctgaatagaatgaagaaaaatcttggagagatcgaagagaatttaaaatctattcaggaggaactctctaagttgcagcagcagatggatcaaaaggacagtgtggtgtttctgaag gaggaagctggtcgcaagcgaag ggttcgtgatgaagccaaaccactgtcggtggtagaggaggccttgccgattgacaagtttcattgccctgtttcattcaacacaacatttaaagaaacatctgatgacttcaagcaag tctccgtcaccctggatgtggaaacagcgggtccggggctcgaggtgtctgaggatcggaagagggtgagacggacccggacccggaggagtctccctgacaccgggaagaggtttacagacagtgcgtgtgtgctgggatcggagggattcacatcggggagacattactgggaggtggaggtggcggggagtcggggctggagtctgggagtcgccgcagagtctgtggagaggaagggaccggtcacactgaccccggagactggagtctggagcatcaggtggcggggtgacgagtttgatgcattcacctcccctccatcccgtctccccgcccgtcccatccccgggagggtgggagtttatctcagttacgagtccgggacagtttcattttacgacgcggacaccaagtcccatctccacaccttcactgggaataaattcacggagaaactttatcctttcttcgagcCTTATTGGGgtggaaactggctgaggatctgctccggttcctctccgggtgtgtaa